In a single window of the Deinococcus aetherius genome:
- a CDS encoding RBBP9/YdeN family alpha/beta hydrolase, whose translation MTPTLVIVPGLGDSGPEHWQTLWTEKFGAARVRQDDPEAPTAEAWATRLQEVVEATPGELVLVGHSCGVLTIVHWARLYGGNERVRGAMLVSPTDAEQANMGELAPAVLPLAPVPLAPLPFPALVVASENDPYVSFERAETFADAWEAAFITAGEVGHINVASGHGEWEDGEILLSEALHAWTPPEITRFRA comes from the coding sequence ATGACCCCCACCCTCGTCATCGTCCCCGGCCTCGGGGACAGCGGCCCGGAACATTGGCAGACCCTCTGGACCGAGAAGTTCGGCGCGGCGCGCGTGCGGCAGGATGACCCGGAGGCGCCTACTGCCGAGGCGTGGGCGACGCGGCTTCAGGAGGTGGTCGAGGCGACGCCGGGCGAACTTGTGCTCGTCGGGCACTCGTGTGGCGTGCTGACCATCGTCCACTGGGCGCGGTTGTACGGGGGGAACGAGCGGGTGCGGGGTGCGATGCTCGTCAGCCCCACCGACGCCGAGCAGGCGAACATGGGCGAACTGGCTCCCGCCGTCCTCCCGCTCGCCCCGGTGCCGCTCGCGCCGCTGCCCTTCCCGGCCCTGGTCGTCGCCAGCGAGAACGACCCCTACGTGAGCTTCGAGCGGGCCGAGACCTTCGCCGACGCCTGGGAGGCCGCCTTCATCACGGCGGGCGAGGTCGGGCACATCAACGTGGCGAGCGGGCACGGCGAGTGGGAGGACGGCGAAATCCTGCTCAGCGAGGCCCTGCACGCCTGGACGCCGCCGGAGATCACGCGCTTCCGGGCATAG
- the trxA gene encoding thioredoxin, with translation MKPVELTDSNFKTETGEGLTLVDFWAPWCGPCRIIAPVVEELAGQYEGRVKIGKLNVDDNPVTQGQFRVMSIPTLILFKDGQPVEGMVGAQPKRAFEALLDKYAQPAAATAN, from the coding sequence ATGAAGCCTGTGGAACTCACGGACAGCAACTTTAAGACCGAGACGGGCGAGGGCCTGACCCTGGTCGATTTCTGGGCGCCGTGGTGTGGTCCCTGCCGCATCATCGCCCCCGTGGTCGAGGAACTCGCCGGGCAGTACGAGGGCCGGGTCAAGATCGGCAAGCTCAACGTGGACGACAACCCCGTCACCCAGGGCCAGTTCCGCGTCATGAGCATCCCCACCCTGATCCTTTTCAAGGACGGCCAGCCCGTCGAGGGCATGGTGGGCGCTCAGCCCAAGCGCGCCTTCGAGGCCCTCCTCGACAAGTACGCCCAGCCCGCCGCCGCGACAGCCAACTGA
- a CDS encoding DUF309 domain-containing protein — translation MRETLREDLRAGARLFDSGEWWEAHEAWEGPWMRASGDERHFIQALILLAAALHKRWHHGSLAHRNFHKAESYLDRLPPEYGGVNLARLRAEVWAALHDPALRPGVGGSSTSPNGH, via the coding sequence ATGAGGGAGACGCTGAGGGAGGACCTGCGGGCGGGCGCCCGGCTCTTCGACTCTGGCGAGTGGTGGGAGGCCCACGAGGCTTGGGAGGGCCCCTGGATGCGGGCGAGCGGCGACGAGCGGCACTTCATCCAGGCGCTGATCCTGCTGGCCGCCGCGCTGCACAAACGCTGGCACCACGGGAGCCTCGCGCACCGCAACTTCCACAAGGCCGAGAGCTACCTGGACCGCCTGCCCCCCGAGTACGGCGGGGTGAACCTCGCCCGGTTGCGCGCGGAGGTATGGGCGGCGCTGCACGACCCGGCCCTGCGCCCGGGGGTCGGGGGCTCCTCGACCTCTCCGAACGGGCATTGA
- a CDS encoding LabA-like NYN domain-containing protein — protein MERIALFIDGANVYAAAKRLGWNFDHRKILEHFGGYGTLHNAFYYTAVPLPMDDKQKRFIDALTYMGYTVRTRPLRESTDEHGDTQRRASLDIEIVTDLLTTDARYDTAVLLTGDGDFERPVEVLRARGKRVIVASIPEMTSYELRNAADQYIDFKDIREYVERPGYRLPSEQRGETRGESTRPYYVTAPLSDADDR, from the coding sequence ATGGAACGCATCGCACTCTTTATTGACGGCGCAAACGTGTACGCGGCGGCCAAGCGCCTCGGGTGGAACTTCGACCACCGCAAGATTCTGGAGCACTTCGGGGGGTACGGGACCCTCCACAACGCCTTTTACTACACGGCGGTCCCGCTGCCGATGGACGACAAGCAGAAGCGGTTCATCGACGCCCTGACGTACATGGGCTACACCGTCCGCACCCGCCCCCTGCGCGAGTCCACCGACGAGCACGGCGACACCCAGCGCCGGGCGAGCCTCGACATCGAGATCGTGACCGACCTGCTGACTACCGACGCGCGCTACGACACGGCGGTGCTGCTGACCGGGGACGGCGACTTCGAACGCCCGGTCGAGGTGTTGCGGGCGCGTGGCAAGCGGGTGATCGTGGCGAGCATCCCCGAGATGACGAGCTACGAGCTGCGTAACGCCGCCGACCAGTACATCGACTTCAAGGACATCCGCGAGTACGTCGAGCGGCCCGGCTACCGCCTCCCCAGCGAGCAACGGGGCGAGACGCGCGGCGAGAGCACCCGTCCGTACTACGTGACGGCCCCCCTCAGCGACGCCGATGACCGCTGA
- the plsX gene encoding phosphate acyltransferase PlsX: MTAGKSNTTLPIALDAVGGDHGAPPNVEGAVLAARAGVPVLLVGDRVRLHGELGKHPGSVSLPIDVVDAPDVIGMDEHASDVRSRTGASINVCTRLVKEGRAAAVVSMGHSGATMASALLTLGRVKGVDRPAILTHLPARAGFVTLLDVGANADVKPGYLAQWARLATVYLRVIEDRADPTVGLLSIGEEDHKGSQTVIEAHGLLRELHGKGINFHGNVEGRDIFQGTTDIVVTDGFTGNVVLKLAEGEARVLFGWVREALGSDLKTKVGGLLVRGALRGLAERMDPSTYGASILLGVRGLAFIGHGSADARAVKNALLRASRAHEANLIARLEAALAPGVG; this comes from the coding sequence ATGACTGCCGGGAAGTCCAACACCACCCTGCCCATCGCGCTCGACGCGGTCGGGGGAGACCACGGGGCGCCGCCCAACGTGGAGGGGGCGGTGCTCGCCGCCCGCGCCGGGGTGCCCGTCCTCCTCGTCGGGGACCGGGTGAGGCTCCACGGCGAACTCGGCAAGCACCCGGGAAGTGTGAGCCTGCCCATCGACGTGGTGGACGCCCCCGACGTGATCGGCATGGACGAGCACGCCTCGGACGTGAGGAGCCGCACGGGCGCGAGCATCAACGTCTGCACCCGCCTCGTGAAGGAGGGCCGCGCCGCCGCCGTCGTCAGCATGGGGCACAGCGGCGCGACGATGGCCTCGGCGCTCCTCACCCTGGGGCGCGTGAAGGGGGTGGACCGCCCGGCGATCCTGACCCACCTCCCGGCCAGGGCCGGGTTCGTCACCCTGCTCGACGTGGGCGCGAACGCCGACGTGAAGCCGGGGTACCTCGCCCAGTGGGCGCGGCTCGCCACCGTGTACCTGCGGGTCATCGAGGACCGGGCGGACCCCACGGTCGGCTTGCTCTCCATCGGCGAGGAGGACCACAAGGGGAGTCAGACTGTCATTGAGGCGCACGGTCTGTTGCGGGAATTGCACGGGAAGGGGATCAACTTCCACGGCAACGTCGAGGGCCGCGACATCTTCCAGGGCACGACGGATATCGTGGTGACGGACGGCTTCACCGGGAACGTGGTCCTCAAGCTGGCAGAGGGAGAGGCCAGAGTGCTCTTCGGCTGGGTGCGCGAGGCGCTGGGGAGTGACCTCAAGACGAAGGTGGGTGGCCTGCTCGTGCGCGGGGCTCTGCGCGGCCTCGCCGAGCGGATGGACCCCAGCACCTACGGGGCGAGCATCCTGCTGGGGGTGCGCGGGCTCGCCTTCATCGGGCACGGGAGCGCGGACGCGAGGGCGGTCAAGAACGCCCTGCTGCGGGCCTCGCGGGCGCACGAGGCGAACCTGATCGCGCGGCTGGAGGCGGCGCTGGCGCCAGGGGTGGGCTGA
- a CDS encoding mechanosensitive ion channel family protein, whose protein sequence is MLDELTFQLQKPQVWLGLGLTLLVAYALYRFGHTLLRALEPHVRRPLLTALGWLWLIVVAVGWLGVATHVAYLPSVPFLFDLGGDIVGGFRNSAGQVVVILALALIAWNLIGTLSARIVAEEEFNRRTVRVQTLKGVVESTLKVVVVVIGLIAGLQALGVDASSLLAGVSVLGLAVGFGAQSLIKDVFTGFFILLEDQYGVGDVITVNTGQLSGGVERLNLRLTALRALDGTLHIIPNGQIQTVSVSSKDWSRVVATVDVTYAANIDDALRVLEAVSRELHADPEWGAFFLEEPEMQGVTQLTSDGVRLQALFKVQPKSQYALGREFNRRIKIAMDEAGIEIPSPQRKVTLGSAPIELKLTRDGQGGHDPRERQDRTRAPVRVGETRDPEEER, encoded by the coding sequence GTGCTGGACGAACTCACCTTTCAACTGCAAAAGCCTCAGGTATGGCTGGGCCTCGGCCTCACTCTGCTCGTCGCCTACGCGCTCTACCGCTTCGGGCACACGCTGCTGCGGGCCCTGGAGCCGCATGTCCGCCGCCCGCTCCTGACGGCCCTCGGGTGGCTGTGGCTGATCGTGGTGGCGGTGGGCTGGCTGGGCGTCGCCACACACGTCGCGTACCTGCCGAGCGTGCCCTTCCTCTTCGACCTCGGCGGCGACATCGTGGGGGGCTTTCGCAACAGCGCGGGGCAGGTCGTCGTCATCCTGGCGCTCGCCCTGATCGCCTGGAACCTGATCGGCACCCTCAGCGCCCGCATCGTCGCCGAGGAGGAGTTCAACCGCCGCACCGTGCGCGTGCAGACCCTCAAGGGGGTGGTCGAGAGCACCCTCAAGGTGGTCGTGGTGGTCATCGGTCTGATCGCGGGGCTCCAGGCGCTCGGTGTGGATGCGAGCAGTCTCCTGGCGGGCGTGTCCGTCCTCGGCCTCGCGGTGGGCTTCGGGGCGCAGAGCCTGATCAAGGACGTGTTCACGGGTTTTTTCATCCTGCTCGAAGACCAGTACGGGGTGGGCGACGTGATTACCGTGAACACCGGGCAACTCAGCGGCGGCGTCGAGCGGCTGAACCTGCGCCTGACCGCCCTGCGCGCCCTGGACGGCACCCTCCACATCATTCCCAACGGGCAGATTCAGACGGTCAGCGTGAGCAGCAAGGACTGGTCGCGGGTGGTCGCCACCGTGGACGTGACCTACGCGGCGAACATCGACGACGCCCTGCGCGTGCTGGAGGCCGTGAGCCGCGAGCTGCACGCCGACCCCGAGTGGGGCGCCTTTTTCCTGGAGGAGCCCGAGATGCAGGGCGTCACGCAACTCACCTCGGACGGCGTGCGGCTCCAGGCCCTCTTCAAGGTGCAGCCCAAGAGCCAGTACGCCCTGGGGCGCGAGTTCAACCGCCGCATCAAGATCGCCATGGACGAGGCCGGAATCGAGATTCCCTCGCCGCAGCGCAAGGTGACGCTGGGCAGCGCCCCCATCGAACTTAAACTTACCCGCGATGGGCAAGGCGGCCACGATCCGCGCGAGCGCCAGGACCGGACGCGGGCCCCGGTGAGGGTGGGGGAGACGCGGGACCCGGAGGAGGAACGGTAA
- the ftsH gene encoding ATP-dependent zinc metalloprotease FtsH: MPCSRPPRRVLVALLALLLAAPAGAGQATNTPAPIPLAQTGGYTTSRFFEDLRQGEVKSVSLDGAGNASILLQNATRPRSVVLPPDAATLTRLREAGVPVRVTAGGTPFGWMAQVLPLILTGLILLVLWRSLRGPSGGGAASTFGKSKAAVISEGQIKLTFADVAGCDEAKQDLQEVVDFLRQPERYHQLGARIPHGVLLVGPPGSGKTLLAKAVAGEAKVPYFSISGSDFVEMFVGVGAARVRDLFEQARKSSPCIVFIDEIDAVGRKRGVNLQGGNDEREQTLNQLLVEMDGFGSGQEVIILAATNRPDVLDAALLRPGRFDRQVVVDAPDVRGREQILRIHARTKPLDPSVDLGIVARRTAGMVGADLENLLNEAALQAARAGRNRITGRDVDEARDRVLMGPERRSLVVREADRKVTAYHEVGHALAAQLLPNANRVAKLTVVPRGRAAGFMMPDADDRLHVTRPALEDMIAVALAGRAAEEVVYGEVTTGAQNDFQQATNIARRMVTEWGMSGRLGKVALATDDGNFLGGGPHALPMSEATASLVDEEVRSLIDAAYARTLALMREHLHRMHEIVTVLMRRETLSGEEFATLLAGGTLEELPPPSSGGLTPLPA; encoded by the coding sequence ATGCCCTGTTCCCGCCCCCCGCGCCGCGTGCTGGTGGCGCTGCTGGCCCTCCTGCTTGCCGCCCCCGCCGGGGCCGGACAGGCGACGAACACCCCCGCGCCGATCCCCCTGGCCCAGACGGGCGGGTACACGACCAGCCGCTTCTTCGAGGATCTGCGGCAGGGTGAGGTCAAGTCCGTCTCGCTCGACGGCGCGGGCAACGCCAGCATCCTGTTGCAGAACGCGACGCGCCCGCGTTCGGTCGTCCTGCCGCCCGACGCCGCGACCCTCACCCGCCTGCGCGAGGCGGGCGTCCCCGTGCGCGTCACGGCGGGCGGCACCCCCTTCGGCTGGATGGCCCAGGTTCTCCCCCTGATCCTGACCGGCCTGATCCTGCTCGTGCTGTGGCGCAGCCTGCGCGGCCCGTCGGGAGGAGGAGCGGCGAGCACCTTTGGGAAGTCGAAGGCGGCGGTGATCAGCGAGGGGCAGATCAAGCTGACCTTCGCCGACGTCGCCGGGTGTGACGAGGCCAAGCAAGACCTCCAGGAAGTCGTCGACTTCCTCCGTCAACCCGAGCGCTACCACCAACTCGGCGCCCGTATCCCCCACGGCGTCCTCCTCGTCGGCCCCCCCGGTTCCGGCAAGACCCTGCTCGCCAAAGCTGTGGCAGGGGAGGCCAAGGTGCCGTACTTCTCGATTTCGGGCTCGGACTTCGTCGAGATGTTCGTGGGTGTGGGGGCGGCCCGAGTGCGGGACCTGTTCGAGCAGGCGCGCAAGAGTTCTCCCTGTATCGTCTTCATCGATGAGATCGACGCTGTGGGGCGCAAACGCGGGGTCAACCTCCAGGGGGGCAACGACGAACGGGAACAGACCCTGAACCAACTGCTGGTGGAGATGGACGGGTTCGGGAGCGGGCAGGAGGTGATCATCCTGGCGGCGACCAACCGGCCGGATGTGTTGGACGCAGCCTTGCTGCGTCCAGGGAGATTTGACCGTCAAGTCGTGGTGGATGCACCCGACGTGCGAGGCAGAGAACAGATTCTGCGAATTCACGCTCGCACCAAGCCGCTCGATCCCAGTGTGGACCTGGGGATCGTGGCGCGGAGGACGGCGGGGATGGTGGGGGCGGACCTGGAGAACCTGCTGAACGAGGCGGCGTTGCAGGCGGCACGGGCGGGAAGAAATAGGATCACCGGGCGAGATGTGGACGAGGCCAGGGACCGGGTGCTGATGGGCCCGGAACGCCGCTCTCTCGTCGTCAGGGAAGCGGACCGCAAGGTCACCGCCTACCACGAGGTCGGCCACGCCCTCGCCGCTCAACTGTTGCCCAACGCGAACCGGGTCGCCAAGCTGACCGTCGTGCCGCGTGGGCGGGCGGCGGGGTTCATGATGCCGGATGCGGACGACCGCCTTCATGTGACGCGCCCGGCGCTGGAGGACATGATCGCGGTGGCGCTGGCGGGGCGCGCGGCGGAGGAAGTCGTGTACGGCGAGGTGACGACGGGCGCCCAGAACGACTTCCAGCAGGCCACGAATATCGCCCGCCGGATGGTGACCGAGTGGGGCATGAGTGGGCGCCTGGGCAAGGTGGCCCTCGCCACCGACGACGGCAACTTTCTGGGAGGCGGGCCCCACGCCCTCCCCATGAGCGAGGCGACCGCCTCCCTGGTGGACGAGGAGGTGCGCTCCCTGATCGACGCCGCCTACGCCCGCACCCTGGCCCTGATGCGCGAGCACCTGCACCGGATGCACGAGATCGTCACCGTGCTGATGCGCCGCGAGACGCTGAGCGGCGAGGAGTTCGCCACCCTGCTCGCCGGGGGCACGCTGGAGGAGTTGCCTCCTCCGAGCAGCGGGGGACTGACGCCGCTTCCCGCCTGA
- a CDS encoding DUF4384 domain-containing protein: MRTALLLGSLALGLSACTVSVRSNVGLVGGNLIADVRPDRGEGGSYFVGDPVRISVTTRAAGYVTLVALQPNGYASTLVRNVYVNPGTTVFPRPQDGVTYNVAPPRGLQRVRVLFTRVRPTSDIVLSGVYSGDSWNVATNGYLTPYAPADRDVQETYFYIR; the protein is encoded by the coding sequence ATGCGCACAGCTCTTCTGCTCGGCTCGCTGGCCCTGGGGCTCAGCGCCTGCACCGTCTCCGTCCGGTCGAACGTCGGTCTGGTCGGGGGCAACCTGATCGCGGACGTGCGCCCCGACCGGGGCGAGGGCGGCAGTTACTTCGTGGGTGATCCCGTGCGGATCAGCGTCACCACGCGCGCCGCCGGGTACGTGACCCTGGTGGCCCTCCAGCCCAACGGATACGCGAGCACCCTGGTCCGCAACGTGTACGTGAACCCCGGCACCACCGTCTTCCCCCGCCCGCAGGACGGCGTGACCTATAACGTGGCCCCGCCGCGCGGCCTCCAGCGCGTCCGGGTGCTCTTCACCCGCGTGCGCCCGACCTCGGACATCGTGCTCAGCGGCGTGTACTCGGGCGACAGTTGGAACGTCGCCACCAACGGGTACCTGACGCCCTATGCGCCCGCCGACCGCGACGTGCAGGAGACGTACTTCTACATTCGGTAA
- a CDS encoding nucleotide pyrophosphohydrolase, with amino-acid sequence MSLTFAEASERVDAYISQFEEGYFPPLLMLARLTEETGEVARVLAHQNGKTPKPGEESGDLEMELADLLFVMMCLANERGLSLERGFTRMMEKVETRDATRWTKKRPGE; translated from the coding sequence ATGAGTCTGACTTTTGCCGAGGCGAGTGAGCGGGTGGACGCCTACATCTCGCAGTTCGAGGAGGGGTACTTCCCGCCCCTGCTGATGCTCGCGCGCCTGACGGAGGAGACCGGGGAGGTCGCCCGGGTCCTGGCCCACCAGAACGGCAAGACGCCCAAGCCCGGCGAGGAAAGCGGCGACCTGGAGATGGAGCTCGCCGACCTGCTGTTCGTGATGATGTGCCTCGCCAACGAGCGCGGCCTGAGCCTGGAGCGTGGTTTCACCCGCATGATGGAGAAGGTCGAGACGCGCGACGCCACCCGCTGGACGAAAAAGCGGCCCGGCGAGTGA
- a CDS encoding YfiT family bacillithiol transferase: MTAPDSSQADLRYPLGPMPQPLTLTPEERADALVAIRALPGELRAAVAGLSDDQPDTPYREGGWTVRQVVHHVADSHLNAVVRLKLALTEDRPTIKPYEEGRWAELADVRLPLEPTLDLLGGLHTRWSAVLESLAPGDWAREWTHPAPRHTFTVDTLGAMYAWHGRHHASHITGLRQRRGW, encoded by the coding sequence ATGACTGCCCCCGATTCCTCCCAAGCCGACCTGCGTTACCCCCTCGGCCCGATGCCCCAGCCCCTCACCCTGACACCGGAGGAGCGGGCGGACGCCCTTGTCGCAATCCGCGCCCTGCCCGGCGAACTGCGCGCCGCCGTCGCTGGCCTCTCCGACGACCAGCCCGACACCCCCTACCGTGAGGGAGGCTGGACGGTGCGGCAGGTCGTTCACCACGTCGCCGACAGCCACCTCAACGCCGTGGTGCGCCTCAAACTCGCCCTCACCGAGGACCGCCCCACGATCAAGCCGTACGAGGAGGGGCGGTGGGCCGAACTCGCCGACGTGAGGTTGCCCCTCGAACCGACTCTCGACCTGCTTGGCGGCCTGCACACACGCTGGTCGGCAGTGCTGGAGAGCCTCGCCCCCGGGGACTGGGCGCGCGAGTGGACGCACCCCGCGCCCAGGCACACCTTCACGGTGGACACCCTGGGGGCGATGTACGCCTGGCACGGGCGTCACCACGCCTCGCACATCACCGGGCTGCGGCAGCGGCGGGGCTGGTAG
- a CDS encoding Nudix hydrolase: protein MQYDQSLDVPVTLRSAGVVVLNERDEVLLVCEHKPGSRGLWHIPAGGVEEGENPQDTAVREAYEETGLTVRPVKFLNTLLGRMPDGPLILRFAWLAEVIGDGDNPAPLPAFAGEVRKARFFTRAEFDELYERGEVRMYHTKVFVDTAYAMREVREKAGA, encoded by the coding sequence GTGCAGTACGACCAGAGCCTCGACGTGCCCGTGACGCTGCGTTCGGCGGGCGTGGTCGTTCTCAACGAGCGGGACGAGGTGCTGCTCGTCTGCGAGCACAAGCCGGGGAGCCGGGGCCTGTGGCACATTCCCGCCGGGGGGGTGGAAGAGGGCGAGAACCCGCAGGACACGGCGGTGCGGGAGGCGTACGAGGAAACGGGGCTCACGGTGCGGCCCGTCAAGTTCCTCAACACCCTCCTGGGCCGGATGCCCGACGGTCCCCTCATTCTGCGCTTCGCGTGGCTGGCGGAAGTCATTGGCGACGGGGACAACCCCGCCCCTCTTCCTGCCTTCGCCGGAGAGGTCAGGAAAGCTCGCTTCTTCACCCGCGCCGAGTTCGACGAACTGTATGAGCGGGGGGAAGTCCGCATGTACCACACGAAAGTTTTCGTGGATACGGCGTACGCGATGCGGGAGGTGAGGGAAAAGGCGGGAGCGTGA
- a CDS encoding NUDIX hydrolase produces the protein MQHDEKTHVPVTLQGSGVVILNERGDILLVRELGTPGQKEKAGLRVLLVRFLNAYLGRFPDGVLILWTIWLAEPLPDQTASPTLTDEVAEVRYVGKEEFAQLYDAGQIRMYQTRLFYEDALRERARWEKAGA, from the coding sequence ATGCAACATGACGAAAAAACGCACGTGCCCGTCACTCTCCAGGGGAGCGGCGTGGTCATTCTGAATGAACGCGGTGACATTCTGCTGGTGCGGGAACTCGGAACGCCCGGTCAGAAGGAGAAGGCCGGGCTGCGTGTGCTCCTGGTGCGGTTCCTCAACGCTTACCTGGGCCGCTTCCCCGACGGCGTTCTGATCCTGTGGACCATCTGGCTCGCCGAACCGCTTCCTGATCAGACCGCCAGTCCCACCCTGACCGACGAGGTGGCCGAGGTCCGGTATGTCGGCAAGGAAGAGTTTGCCCAACTTTACGACGCGGGGCAGATTCGGATGTATCAGACCAGGCTCTTTTACGAGGACGCCTTGCGCGAGCGGGCCAGATGGGAGAAGGCGGGAGCCTGA